The proteins below come from a single Sphingomicrobium sediminis genomic window:
- a CDS encoding TlpA family protein disulfide reductase, with protein MIRKQHLIALAALALAACGSAETDGQSSQPAGTMAGLVESEAGSQMPDIAVLAPDGEETTLAEIAGGEPILVNLWASWCAPCIEELPTLVALAAREDAPQVLMLNQDFQVPQASIRAFLDDNEIEGVETWQDPEMAMTDALSVTIMPTTVLYDGEGREVWRFVGDLHWDGEEAAELLARLD; from the coding sequence ATGATCAGGAAACAGCATCTTATCGCCCTTGCCGCCCTCGCGCTTGCCGCTTGCGGGAGCGCCGAGACCGACGGTCAATCGTCTCAGCCCGCCGGCACGATGGCCGGCCTGGTGGAGAGCGAAGCCGGCTCGCAAATGCCCGATATTGCGGTGCTGGCGCCCGATGGCGAGGAAACGACGCTCGCCGAGATTGCCGGCGGCGAACCCATCCTCGTCAACCTGTGGGCGAGCTGGTGCGCGCCCTGCATCGAGGAATTGCCGACGCTGGTGGCGCTCGCCGCGCGCGAGGATGCGCCGCAGGTGCTCATGCTCAACCAGGATTTCCAGGTGCCGCAGGCCTCGATCCGCGCCTTTTTGGACGACAATGAGATTGAGGGCGTCGAGACTTGGCAGGACCCCGAAATGGCGATGACCGATGCGCTCAGCGTCACGATCATGCCCACCACCGTCCTCTATGACGGCGAGGGGCGCGAGGTGTGGCGCTTCGTCGGCGACCTGCACTGGGACGGCGAGG
- a CDS encoding UTP--glucose-1-phosphate uridylyltransferase → MTKPIRTAIFPVAGLGTRLLPATKTMPKEMLTIVDRPLIQYAVDEAREAGVERLVFITGRGKASLVDYFDMAYELEKTLDEKGKPLDPLASSRTGFGELVTVRQQQPLGLGHAVWCARHITADEPFAVLLPDDLMVGKPGALKQMVDAYEQHGGNIVCAQQVPKEKTSSYGIVDPGETHGKVTEVKGMVEKPDPSQAPSTLGIVGRYILQPEVMDELGAHEKGAGGEIQLTDAMAKLIGRQPFHALDVDAVRHDCGNKAGFVLANLALGMADDEVAPKLKEWLAS, encoded by the coding sequence ATGACGAAGCCCATTCGCACCGCCATCTTCCCGGTCGCCGGTCTCGGCACGCGACTGCTGCCCGCGACCAAGACGATGCCCAAGGAAATGCTGACGATCGTCGATCGCCCGCTCATCCAATATGCGGTGGACGAGGCGCGCGAGGCAGGCGTCGAACGACTGGTCTTCATCACCGGCCGCGGCAAGGCCAGCCTCGTCGACTATTTCGACATGGCCTACGAGCTTGAAAAGACGCTCGACGAAAAGGGCAAACCGCTCGATCCGCTCGCGTCCAGCCGCACCGGCTTCGGCGAGCTGGTCACGGTGCGCCAGCAACAGCCATTGGGTCTCGGCCATGCCGTCTGGTGCGCGCGCCACATCACGGCTGACGAGCCCTTCGCCGTGCTGCTCCCCGACGACCTGATGGTCGGCAAGCCCGGCGCACTGAAACAGATGGTCGATGCCTACGAACAGCATGGCGGCAACATCGTCTGTGCCCAGCAGGTGCCCAAGGAAAAGACCTCGAGCTACGGCATCGTCGATCCGGGCGAGACGCACGGCAAGGTCACCGAAGTGAAAGGCATGGTCGAGAAACCCGACCCGTCGCAAGCACCCTCCACGCTCGGCATTGTCGGCCGCTACATCCTTCAGCCCGAAGTGATGGACGAACTCGGCGCGCACGAGAAAGGCGCGGGCGGGGAGATCCAGCTCACCGATGCGATGGCCAAGCTGATCGGCCGCCAGCCCTTCCATGCGCTCGACGTCGATGCGGTGCGCCACGATTGCGGCAACAAGGCCGGCTTCGTTCTCGCCAACCTCGCCCTCGGCATGGCCGACGACGAGGTCGCGCCCAAACTCAAGGAATGGCTCGCCAGCTAG
- a CDS encoding HNH endonuclease produces MVDHHPELLRHPESCPALVLNADYTPLSYFPLSLWPWQTAVKAMFLERVDVIDHYERRVHSPSCDMRLPSVIALRQYVKPNEYPAFTRFNLFLRDKFTCVYCGSGRELTFDHVIPRRQGGVTSWENVATACAPCNLKKGGRTPAEAHMPIHGGTPIRPTSWQLQEHGRAFPPNHLHESWHDFLYWDVELEA; encoded by the coding sequence GTGGTTGATCATCACCCGGAACTGCTGAGACATCCTGAATCCTGCCCGGCATTGGTCCTGAATGCCGATTATACGCCCTTGAGCTATTTCCCGCTGAGCCTGTGGCCTTGGCAGACCGCGGTCAAGGCGATGTTCCTCGAGCGCGTCGACGTCATCGACCATTATGAGCGGCGGGTGCATTCGCCCAGCTGCGACATGCGGCTGCCGAGCGTCATCGCCTTGCGGCAATATGTGAAGCCCAACGAATATCCTGCCTTCACACGATTCAACCTGTTCCTGCGCGACAAGTTTACATGTGTCTATTGCGGCTCGGGCCGCGAGCTGACCTTCGACCATGTCATCCCGCGCCGGCAGGGCGGGGTCACAAGCTGGGAGAATGTCGCCACCGCCTGCGCACCATGCAACCTCAAGAAAGGCGGCCGCACGCCTGCCGAAGCGCATATGCCGATCCATGGCGGCACGCCGATCCGCCCGACCAGCTGGCAGTTGCAGGAGCATGGCCGGGCCTTCCCGCCCAACCACCTTCACGAAAGCTGGCACGATTTCCTTTATTGGGACGTCGAACTCGAAGCCTAG
- the gluQRS gene encoding tRNA glutamyl-Q(34) synthetase GluQRS, whose amino-acid sequence MIVTRFAPSPTGLLHLGHAYSLAQGARAARDGQLKLRIDDLDPGRCRPEFVDGIMEDMDWLGVRFDGDVMVESQRVDAYEDALDSLRQRGLLYACFCTRKDIVAALNAPHGDPGAHYPGTCRGLPDHPVRREAEPHSWRLDGKKALEMAGGLPSWRDHDGTNHRGREEDIGDAILARKDAPAAYHLACVLDDAAQGVNLVTRSADLEGSTTIQRLLQILLDLPEPSYLHHRLVVDAGTGKRLSKRDEAPTLKAMRDKGVDGPALLEGLMDERLPLGFALADPT is encoded by the coding sequence ATGATCGTCACGCGTTTCGCCCCCTCGCCGACCGGCCTTTTGCACCTGGGTCACGCCTATAGCCTCGCCCAAGGCGCAAGGGCCGCCCGCGACGGGCAGCTCAAGCTTCGCATCGACGATCTCGACCCCGGCCGCTGCCGCCCCGAATTTGTCGACGGCATCATGGAGGACATGGACTGGCTGGGCGTTCGCTTCGACGGTGACGTCATGGTGGAGAGCCAGCGGGTCGATGCCTATGAAGACGCGCTCGATAGCTTGCGTCAGCGCGGCCTTCTCTATGCCTGCTTCTGCACCCGCAAGGATATCGTCGCCGCCCTCAATGCCCCGCATGGCGATCCCGGCGCGCATTATCCCGGCACCTGTCGCGGCCTGCCCGACCACCCCGTCCGCCGCGAGGCCGAGCCGCATAGCTGGCGCCTCGATGGGAAAAAAGCGCTGGAAATGGCCGGCGGCCTGCCGAGCTGGCGCGATCATGACGGCACCAACCATCGTGGCCGCGAGGAAGACATCGGTGACGCCATCCTTGCCCGCAAGGACGCGCCCGCCGCCTATCATCTCGCCTGCGTACTCGACGATGCGGCGCAGGGCGTGAACCTCGTCACCCGCAGCGCCGATCTCGAAGGCTCGACCACAATCCAACGGCTACTACAGATCCTTCTCGACCTGCCTGAGCCCTCCTACCTCCATCATCGCCTGGTCGTGGATGCCGGGACGGGCAAGCGCCTGTCCAAGCGCGACGAGGCCCCGACATTGAAGGCGATGCGCGACAAGGGCGTCGACGGCCCTGCCCTGCTCGAAGGCCTGATGGACGAAAGGCTGCCCTTGGGTTTTGCGCTGGCCGATCCTACATAG
- a CDS encoding HIG1 domain-containing protein — translation MTTFLAILLIIAMGATGYALVRGVIAMANGKDMTGEVQQKYMQKRVLYQGIAIVIMTLIFLAMGAGR, via the coding sequence ATGACGACATTTCTCGCAATCCTGCTGATCATCGCCATGGGCGCGACCGGCTATGCACTCGTTCGCGGCGTCATCGCCATGGCCAATGGCAAGGACATGACCGGCGAGGTCCAGCAGAAATATATGCAAAAGCGCGTGCTCTATCAGGGCATCGCCATTGTGATCATGACGCTGATCTTCCTCGCCATGGGCGCCGGTCGCTGA
- a CDS encoding cob(I)yrinic acid a,c-diamide adenosyltransferase, translating into MVKLNKIYTRTGDDGTSGLVDGSRVAKNSLRMQAIGDVDEANSALGVAIAAIEGGEEGDILALRRIQNELFDLGADLATPDGIEGALRIQPEQVARLEDEIDAMNDSLEPLTSFVLPGGSAGTAHLYLARAVVRRAERKAVALAAEEPVNEHALAYINRLSDHLFVAARSVAVAGSGEIKWEPGATR; encoded by the coding sequence ATGGTCAAGCTCAACAAGATCTACACCCGCACCGGCGATGACGGCACATCCGGCCTCGTCGACGGCAGCCGCGTCGCCAAGAACAGCCTTCGCATGCAGGCCATCGGCGATGTCGATGAAGCCAATAGCGCGCTGGGCGTCGCCATTGCCGCGATCGAAGGCGGCGAGGAAGGCGACATTCTCGCGCTGCGCCGCATCCAGAACGAATTGTTCGATCTGGGCGCCGATCTCGCCACGCCTGACGGTATCGAGGGCGCGCTACGCATCCAGCCCGAGCAAGTCGCGCGCCTCGAGGACGAAATCGACGCGATGAACGACAGCCTCGAGCCGCTGACCAGCTTCGTGCTGCCTGGTGGCTCGGCCGGCACCGCGCATCTCTATCTTGCCCGCGCCGTCGTGCGCCGCGCCGAGCGCAAGGCCGTCGCGCTGGCCGCAGAAGAGCCGGTCAACGAGCATGCGCTCGCCTATATCAACCGCCTTTCGGACCATCTTTTCGTGGCTGCACGCTCGGTCGCCGTGGCCGGTAGCGGCGAGATCAAATGGGAGCCTGGCGCCACCCGCTAG
- the egtB gene encoding ergothioneine biosynthesis protein EgtB, protein MVARADEQPRPDLGKQYAATRSLTLDLAAPLSDADATIQPHPDASPAKWHLAHTTWFFETFILRDHVPGYSLYDERWPYLFNSYYEGEGERHMRARRGMVSRPSLDEIRAYRAHVDTVLMDALPQLPDEVQALVTLGVHHEQQHQELFLTDILATLAENPLDPVYMDGPPLQQDNAAPMGWTRHEGGTVEIGTNGGDGFSFDCERPRHQLIVPGFELADRLVTQGEWADFMRDGGYSTPSLWLSDGWAWTCENKIESPLYWDCRDGEWSRFTLSGRRPIEPGLPVTHINYFEAEAYARWAGVRLPTEAEWELAAAHADAAAGNQLDRAAPVMPVGSDNLFGDCWQWTGSAYLPYPGFTPEEGTVGEYNGKFMCGQFVLKGASCATPRGHSRATYRNFFYPAQRWQFTGVRLARNA, encoded by the coding sequence ATTGTGGCGCGTGCGGACGAGCAACCCCGGCCGGATCTCGGCAAGCAATATGCGGCGACGCGTAGCCTGACGCTCGACCTTGCCGCGCCCTTGTCGGACGCCGATGCGACGATCCAGCCGCACCCCGACGCCAGCCCCGCCAAATGGCATCTCGCGCACACCACCTGGTTCTTCGAGACCTTCATCCTGCGCGACCATGTGCCGGGCTATTCGCTCTATGACGAACGCTGGCCCTATCTCTTCAACAGCTATTATGAGGGTGAGGGCGAACGTCACATGCGCGCGCGCCGCGGCATGGTGAGCCGCCCCAGCCTCGATGAAATCCGCGCCTATCGCGCCCATGTCGACACCGTCCTCATGGATGCGCTGCCGCAGCTGCCCGACGAGGTGCAGGCACTGGTGACGCTCGGCGTGCATCACGAACAGCAGCACCAGGAACTGTTCCTCACCGATATTCTCGCGACGCTTGCAGAGAACCCGCTCGATCCCGTCTATATGGATGGGCCGCCGCTGCAGCAGGACAATGCCGCGCCGATGGGCTGGACCCGCCATGAAGGCGGCACGGTCGAGATCGGGACGAACGGCGGTGACGGCTTCAGCTTCGATTGCGAGCGTCCCCGCCACCAGCTGATCGTGCCCGGTTTCGAGCTTGCCGACCGACTGGTCACGCAGGGCGAATGGGCCGACTTCATGCGCGACGGCGGCTATTCGACCCCATCGCTCTGGCTGTCGGACGGGTGGGCATGGACTTGCGAGAACAAGATCGAAAGCCCGCTCTACTGGGATTGCCGCGACGGCGAATGGTCGCGCTTCACCTTGTCGGGCCGCCGCCCGATCGAGCCCGGCCTGCCGGTCACGCATATCAACTATTTCGAAGCCGAAGCCTATGCCCGCTGGGCCGGCGTGCGCCTGCCGACCGAGGCCGAGTGGGAGCTTGCCGCGGCCCATGCCGACGCAGCCGCCGGCAACCAGCTCGACCGCGCCGCACCGGTCATGCCGGTGGGCTCGGACAACCTGTTCGGCGATTGCTGGCAATGGACCGGCTCGGCCTACCTGCCCTATCCCGGCTTCACCCCCGAAGAGGGCACGGTCGGCGAATATAATGGCAAGTTCATGTGCGGGCAGTTCGTCCTCAAGGGCGCGTCCTGCGCCACCCCGCGCGGGCATAGCCGCGCCACCTATCGCAATTTCTTCTACCCGGCCCAGCGCTGGCAGTTCACCGGAGTCCGTCTTGCCCGAAACGCTTGA
- the egtD gene encoding L-histidine N(alpha)-methyltransferase — protein MPETLEAAVTVDPAFRDDVLRGLKQKQPSIPARWLYDRRGSELFDDITRLDAYYPTRVETRIMRDNAAEIAAAAGKGGALIEFGAGSVTKTPLMINALEPDHYVPIDISGDYLRDSAAKLKADHPGLEVDPVEADFTKPFDLPDAIAGLHRVGFFPGSTIGNFVPRSATDLLRSFRDILLDDSMLLIGMDRVKDLDRLRAAYDDPEGVTAAFNKNLLTRINRELDARVDEDAFVHEARWNEMLGRIEMHLVATRDTVMDIEGERFAFAEGDTIHTENSHKYGKRGARTLLLSGGWTPIAEWVDADRDFAFILAEAQPNRFAP, from the coding sequence TTGCCCGAAACGCTTGAGGCCGCAGTTACGGTCGACCCCGCCTTCCGCGACGATGTGTTGCGGGGCCTGAAACAGAAGCAGCCCTCCATCCCCGCCCGCTGGCTCTACGACCGGCGCGGTTCGGAGCTGTTCGACGATATCACTCGCCTCGATGCCTATTATCCCACCCGCGTCGAGACCAGGATCATGCGCGACAATGCGGCTGAAATCGCTGCCGCCGCCGGCAAGGGCGGCGCGCTCATCGAGTTCGGCGCCGGCAGCGTGACCAAGACGCCGCTGATGATCAATGCGCTGGAGCCCGATCATTATGTCCCGATCGACATTTCGGGCGATTATCTGCGCGACAGTGCGGCCAAGCTGAAGGCCGACCATCCGGGCCTCGAGGTCGATCCGGTCGAAGCCGATTTCACCAAGCCCTTCGACCTGCCCGACGCTATCGCCGGACTACACCGCGTCGGCTTCTTTCCCGGCTCGACCATCGGCAATTTCGTGCCGCGTAGCGCTACCGACCTGCTGCGCAGCTTCCGGGATATCCTGCTCGACGACAGCATGCTGCTGATCGGGATGGACCGGGTGAAGGATCTGGATCGCCTGCGCGCCGCCTATGATGACCCCGAGGGCGTCACCGCGGCATTCAACAAGAATCTCCTCACCCGCATCAATCGCGAGCTAGATGCGCGCGTCGATGAAGACGCCTTCGTCCACGAGGCGCGCTGGAACGAGATGCTGGGGCGGATCGAGATGCATCTCGTCGCCACCCGCGATACGGTGATGGACATCGAAGGCGAGCGCTTCGCCTTTGCCGAGGGCGACACCATCCACACCGAAAACAGCCACAAATATGGCAAGCGCGGCGCGCGCACCCTGCTGCTCTCGGGCGGCTGGACGCCGATCGCCGAGTGGGTCGATGCGGACCGCGACTTCGCCTTCATCCTCGCCGAGGCCCAGCCCAACCGGTTCGCGCCCTAG
- a CDS encoding YggT family protein, translating to MIYALFNILYILLDVLFWVIIAQVIISWLFVFKVLDPYSRVVATIVEVLERITAPIYRPIRKILPDFGQLDLSPMVVLFGILILQRAVIPGILMELGPTVVR from the coding sequence ATGATCTACGCGCTCTTCAATATTCTCTACATCCTGCTCGATGTGCTCTTCTGGGTGATCATCGCGCAGGTGATCATCAGCTGGCTGTTCGTCTTCAAGGTGCTCGACCCATACAGTCGCGTCGTCGCCACGATCGTCGAGGTGCTGGAGCGCATTACCGCGCCCATTTACCGGCCGATCCGCAAGATTCTGCCCGATTTCGGCCAACTCGACCTGTCGCCGATGGTCGTTCTGTTCGGCATCCTGATCCTGCAGCGCGCCGTCATTCCCGGCATCCTCATGGAGCTTGGCCCGACGGTGGTGCGATGA
- the folD gene encoding bifunctional methylenetetrahydrofolate dehydrogenase/methenyltetrahydrofolate cyclohydrolase FolD: MSADKIDGKAAAAALRERIASAVSHFKEQVGRAPGLHVVLVGDDPASAVYVGSKEKATEAAGMVGKVHRYPAGVTEAEILHLIDRMNRDATVDGILVQLPLPDHIDSAHVLDRIDPAKDVDGFHVINAGKLAVGESALVPCTPYGCIHLLKERLGDLSGKHAVVIGRSNIVGKPMAQLLLQENATVTIAHSRTADLPALARQADILVAAVGRPEMIKGDWVKPGATVIDVGINRLRPSEEGGRGKLVGDVAYDEAAEHAAAITPVPGGVGPMTIAMLLANTLRAANAREGLEPPQL, from the coding sequence ATGAGCGCCGACAAGATCGACGGCAAGGCCGCCGCCGCCGCCTTGCGCGAGCGGATCGCCAGCGCCGTTTCGCATTTCAAGGAGCAAGTGGGCCGCGCGCCCGGCCTCCATGTCGTCTTGGTCGGCGACGATCCGGCGAGCGCGGTCTATGTCGGTTCCAAGGAGAAAGCGACCGAAGCCGCCGGCATGGTCGGCAAAGTCCACCGCTATCCTGCGGGCGTGACCGAGGCGGAAATCCTCCACCTCATCGACCGGATGAACCGTGATGCGACGGTCGACGGCATCCTCGTCCAGCTCCCGCTCCCCGACCATATTGACAGCGCGCATGTGCTCGATCGCATCGACCCCGCCAAGGATGTCGACGGCTTCCACGTTATCAATGCCGGCAAGCTCGCGGTGGGCGAGAGCGCGCTCGTGCCGTGCACGCCTTATGGCTGCATCCACTTGCTGAAAGAGCGTCTCGGCGACCTTTCAGGCAAGCATGCCGTGGTGATCGGCCGCTCCAACATCGTCGGCAAGCCGATGGCGCAATTGCTGCTGCAGGAAAATGCCACCGTCACCATCGCGCACAGTCGCACTGCCGACCTGCCCGCATTGGCGCGCCAGGCCGACATTCTCGTCGCCGCCGTGGGCCGCCCCGAAATGATCAAGGGCGACTGGGTGAAACCCGGCGCGACGGTGATCGACGTCGGCATCAACCGCCTGCGCCCGAGCGAAGAGGGCGGGCGCGGCAAGCTGGTCGGTGACGTTGCCTATGACGAAGCCGCCGAACATGCCGCTGCCATCACCCCCGTGCCCGGCGGCGTCGGCCCCATGACCATCGCCATGCTGCTCGCCAACACGCTGCGAGCCGCCAATGCCCGAGAAGGGCTGGAGCCGCCGCAGCTATGA
- a CDS encoding MarC family protein, whose protein sequence is MIGLFGSAFVTFAVIVDPPGNAPIFAGLTRDATPQSRRRMAFRAAFVAWCILLFFAFFGEPLLDALGISLAAFRIAGGIMLFMIALEMVFEKRTERRENRAADIEGTPEAEDVSVFPMAIPMIAGPGTIAAMMLYMAEADTAEETITVVSAMSAVILITLLALLAAGPIMKLLGAKLEAMITRLLGVILAALAAQFVIDGIEQSLFTSPGIA, encoded by the coding sequence CTGATCGGCCTGTTCGGCTCTGCCTTCGTCACCTTTGCGGTCATCGTCGATCCGCCCGGCAATGCGCCCATCTTTGCGGGGCTGACCCGCGATGCAACGCCGCAATCGCGCCGCCGCATGGCCTTCCGCGCCGCCTTCGTCGCCTGGTGCATCCTCCTCTTTTTCGCCTTTTTTGGCGAGCCGCTGCTGGACGCACTCGGCATCAGCCTTGCCGCCTTTCGCATCGCCGGCGGCATCATGCTGTTCATGATCGCGCTCGAAATGGTCTTCGAAAAGCGCACCGAGCGCCGCGAGAATCGCGCCGCCGACATCGAGGGCACACCCGAGGCCGAAGATGTCTCTGTCTTCCCCATGGCCATCCCGATGATCGCCGGTCCCGGCACCATCGCCGCGATGATGCTCTATATGGCCGAAGCCGATACGGCGGAGGAAACGATTACCGTCGTCAGCGCGATGAGCGCGGTGATCCTCATCACCCTGCTGGCACTACTGGCGGCGGGGCCGATCATGAAATTGCTCGGTGCCAAACTCGAAGCGATGATCACCCGCCTGTTGGGCGTCATCCTCGCCGCGCTGGCCGCTCAATTCGTCATCGACGGGATCGAGCAGAGCCTGTTCACTTCACCCGGAATAGCTTGA
- a CDS encoding AcrB/AcrD/AcrF family protein, producing MLARLKAFLERRWLMGTLFLWLAFSTLVTTMNVVAIATLNLRDTDDNLRLLQVRDWLGGQGWYDLRQYRMLAPEGADIHWSRLVDLPIAGLILISEPFLGAEAAELFALAMAPLMALLVAAVAIALVARRVAGKLAWLPAMLILVFSPIAIGNFFPMRIDHHGWQLACLAWVMAGAVDPNKRRGGIIAGIATAASLTIGLELLIPLALIGAGLVLSWVWKAEEARRIGSYGVALALGCGLGFLLFASEANRALRCDALTPVWLSDMMLAGAAALLLAWKSPPTWKGRLILAGIAGVVLAAFHGVAFPQCLSRLEGVDPAVSELWLERVSEARGAHEHSLRTAWSALTPLVVGMIGYILAWRLLPAGEGHRRHLLVLGVPMLAAIGLVFWQIRAGGPAQLMAVPGAAAFVMLLLPRTLASGSALVRIIGTYLVAVIGLGALGTIASNYLPKNEAEVKREAKEKVVNNDEEPASNCQQSWVMGQLDRIEPATIFTHIDLAPRLLVTTHHTTITGPYHRNDEAIGMVLSVLLSQPDEDADAERTVRGLGSDYVMICDERGPGDELPDADRLDARLVRGEVPDWLEPVDERWLEGSPIKLFRVK from the coding sequence ATGTTGGCCAGGTTGAAGGCATTTCTTGAGCGGCGCTGGCTGATGGGGACCTTGTTCCTGTGGCTTGCTTTCTCGACCTTGGTGACGACCATGAACGTGGTCGCCATCGCCACGTTGAACCTGCGCGATACCGACGACAATCTGCGCCTCTTGCAGGTGCGCGACTGGCTCGGCGGGCAGGGCTGGTACGACCTTCGCCAATATCGGATGCTCGCGCCCGAAGGCGCCGATATTCACTGGTCGCGGCTGGTCGACCTGCCGATTGCCGGGCTGATCCTGATTTCCGAACCGTTTCTGGGTGCCGAGGCCGCGGAATTGTTCGCGCTGGCCATGGCACCGCTAATGGCATTGCTGGTCGCAGCGGTGGCGATCGCGCTGGTGGCGCGGCGGGTGGCGGGCAAGTTGGCCTGGCTGCCAGCGATGCTGATCCTCGTCTTCTCGCCCATCGCCATCGGCAACTTTTTCCCGATGCGAATCGACCATCATGGCTGGCAGCTGGCCTGCCTAGCCTGGGTGATGGCGGGGGCGGTCGATCCCAACAAGAGACGCGGCGGTATCATCGCGGGCATCGCGACGGCGGCCTCGCTGACCATCGGGCTCGAACTGCTCATCCCGCTCGCGCTGATCGGCGCGGGGCTGGTGCTCAGCTGGGTCTGGAAGGCCGAAGAAGCGCGCCGCATCGGTAGTTATGGAGTCGCTTTGGCGCTCGGATGCGGGCTCGGCTTCTTGCTATTTGCCTCGGAGGCCAATCGCGCGCTGCGCTGCGATGCGCTGACGCCGGTCTGGCTCAGCGACATGATGCTGGCGGGCGCGGCGGCGCTGCTGCTCGCCTGGAAGAGCCCGCCGACCTGGAAGGGGCGGCTCATCCTCGCAGGCATCGCCGGCGTGGTGCTGGCGGCGTTCCACGGCGTCGCTTTCCCGCAATGCCTGTCGCGCCTCGAAGGGGTCGATCCGGCAGTGAGCGAACTCTGGCTCGAGCGGGTCAGCGAGGCGCGCGGCGCGCACGAACATAGCCTGCGCACGGCCTGGAGCGCGCTGACGCCCCTGGTCGTCGGCATGATCGGCTACATCCTTGCCTGGCGCCTGCTGCCGGCGGGCGAGGGGCATCGCCGTCACCTGCTCGTGCTCGGCGTGCCCATGCTCGCGGCCATCGGCCTCGTCTTCTGGCAGATTCGGGCCGGCGGCCCAGCGCAGTTGATGGCCGTGCCCGGCGCGGCGGCCTTCGTCATGCTGCTCCTGCCGCGCACGCTGGCCTCGGGATCGGCGCTAGTGCGGATCATCGGCACCTACCTGGTTGCCGTGATCGGACTTGGCGCGCTCGGCACGATCGCCAGCAACTACCTCCCAAAGAACGAGGCCGAGGTGAAGCGCGAGGCCAAGGAAAAGGTCGTCAATAATGACGAGGAGCCGGCGTCCAATTGCCAGCAAAGCTGGGTCATGGGGCAGCTCGACCGGATCGAGCCGGCGACGATCTTCACCCATATCGACCTTGCGCCGCGCCTCCTCGTGACCACGCATCACACGACCATCACCGGGCCCTATCATCGCAATGACGAGGCGATCGGCATGGTGCTGTCGGTATTGCTGTCGCAGCCCGACGAAGATGCCGATGCCGAGCGCACGGTGCGCGGGCTGGGGAGCGACTATGTGATGATCTGCGACGAGCGCGGGCCGGGCGACGAATTGCCCGACGCGGATCGCCTCGATGCCCGGCTTGTTCGCGGTGAAGTGCCCGACTGGCTCGAGCCGGTCGACGAGCGCTGGCTCGAAGGCTCGCCGATCAAGCTATTCCGGGTGAAGTGA